From the genome of Rarobacter incanus, one region includes:
- a CDS encoding FAD-dependent oxidoreductase — translation MKLVIVGGVAGGMSAAARARRLDESAQIIVLDKGKHVSFANCGLPYFIGDEITDPGALLVQTPQSLKAALNLDVRPEHEVVGLDAAAHTVTVKSAQGTHRESYDALILAPGANAVIPPLPGIGSARVRTLRTVDDAVALKDMADGAKDAVVLGAGFIGLEAAEALEKRGLNVTVVELAPQILPPLDAPMANLVQAELERLGISVRVGVGATEVIPGDERDVVVLADGTRIPADLIVISVGVRPATAVFEAAGIACDRGAILTDDHGRTNLPDVWAVGDATAAKDPVTGAVRPVALAGPANRAGRLVADDLFGLEGARPIPTPLGTAIVRAGNLTAAMVGANRRSLEQAGIDFDTIDLHPNQHAGYFPGASQIHLTVHFRANDGTILGAQAVGADGVDKRIDVLATAIRAKMAVGDLIDLDLCYSPPYGNAKDPVNLAGMFGQNVLDSTTALWHPADLDRVTQTSLILDTRSAGEFAGGHVAGALNIPHTQLRDRIDEVTAAAAGRPVRVLCASGMRSYIAHRVLQQAGFDSATLSGGMLALRAHLGDRGDSVIVKG, via the coding sequence ATGAAGCTCGTCATAGTGGGCGGGGTCGCCGGCGGCATGAGCGCCGCAGCACGCGCCCGGCGCCTCGACGAATCCGCGCAGATCATCGTGCTAGACAAGGGCAAGCACGTATCCTTCGCGAATTGCGGGCTACCGTATTTTATAGGGGACGAGATCACCGATCCCGGCGCCCTGTTGGTCCAAACGCCGCAGTCGCTCAAGGCGGCGCTGAACCTCGACGTTCGCCCCGAACACGAAGTAGTCGGGCTCGACGCCGCGGCTCACACGGTAACCGTGAAGTCCGCGCAGGGCACGCACCGCGAATCGTACGACGCCTTGATCCTCGCACCTGGAGCAAATGCGGTCATCCCGCCGCTTCCCGGAATAGGCTCAGCGCGCGTGCGCACCCTGCGCACGGTCGACGACGCGGTCGCCCTCAAAGACATGGCGGACGGTGCCAAGGATGCGGTGGTGCTCGGCGCGGGGTTCATCGGGCTGGAAGCCGCCGAGGCCCTGGAGAAGCGCGGCCTGAACGTGACCGTCGTCGAGCTGGCACCGCAGATCCTGCCGCCCCTGGACGCGCCCATGGCCAACCTAGTGCAGGCGGAACTCGAACGACTGGGCATATCCGTGCGCGTCGGCGTCGGCGCAACCGAAGTGATCCCCGGCGACGAGCGCGATGTCGTGGTCCTCGCCGATGGCACCCGCATCCCCGCCGACCTCATCGTGATATCTGTCGGAGTGCGCCCCGCCACTGCGGTCTTCGAAGCAGCCGGCATCGCCTGCGACCGGGGCGCAATCCTCACTGACGACCACGGGCGCACCAATCTGCCCGACGTGTGGGCCGTGGGTGACGCGACAGCGGCAAAGGATCCCGTAACCGGTGCGGTGCGCCCCGTCGCACTTGCCGGGCCCGCGAACCGGGCCGGGCGCCTGGTAGCGGACGATTTATTCGGGTTGGAGGGCGCTCGTCCCATCCCAACTCCACTCGGTACCGCGATCGTTCGCGCCGGGAATCTCACCGCGGCAATGGTGGGCGCCAACAGGCGCAGCCTGGAGCAGGCGGGAATCGACTTCGACACGATCGACCTGCACCCCAATCAGCACGCCGGGTACTTTCCGGGGGCGTCGCAGATTCACCTGACCGTCCACTTCCGGGCTAACGACGGCACAATCCTGGGTGCGCAGGCCGTTGGCGCCGACGGCGTCGACAAGCGCATCGATGTGCTCGCCACCGCGATTCGCGCCAAAATGGCGGTGGGCGACCTGATCGACCTGGATCTGTGCTACTCGCCGCCCTACGGCAACGCCAAGGACCCCGTCAACCTGGCCGGCATGTTCGGTCAAAACGTGCTGGATTCCACCACCGCGCTGTGGCATCCCGCGGACCTGGACCGGGTTACGCAGACCTCGCTCATCTTGGATACGCGAAGCGCGGGAGAATTCGCCGGCGGGCACGTCGCGGGCGCGCTGAACATTCCGCATACCCAATTGCGCGACCGCATCGATGAGGTCACCGCCGCCGCCGCCGGGCGGCCCGTGCGGGTGCTGTGCGCCTCGGGTATGCGTTCTTACATAGCGCACCGCGTCTTGCAGCAGGCCGGGTTCGACTCCGCAACGCTTTCCGGTGGCATGCTGGCCCTGCGCGCCCATCTGGGCGATCGCGGCGATTCCGTAATAGTAAAGGGGTAG
- the trxA gene encoding thioredoxin translates to MTTHEVTLDNVKDIINGNEIVLLDFWASWCGPCRAFAPVFDKASETHPDVTFGKVDTEANRQLAAEFGISGIPTLIAFRDGIGVYNEAGALPAPALESLITAIKDLDMDEVREKLQAAKAEQGGTTK, encoded by the coding sequence ATGACAACTCACGAAGTGACCCTTGACAACGTCAAGGACATTATCAACGGCAACGAAATCGTCCTCCTGGACTTTTGGGCATCGTGGTGCGGACCGTGCCGGGCCTTCGCTCCGGTCTTCGACAAGGCATCCGAAACTCACCCCGATGTGACGTTCGGCAAGGTGGACACGGAGGCTAACCGGCAGCTCGCCGCAGAATTCGGCATCTCGGGCATACCGACGCTGATCGCCTTCCGCGACGGCATCGGAGTCTACAACGAGGCGGGCGCGCTGCCCGCTCCGGCCCTTGAGTCGCTGATCACGGCGATCAAGGACTTGGACATGGACGAGGTTCGCGAAAAGCTCCAAGCCGCCAAGGCCGAGCAGGGAGGCACCACCAAATGA
- a CDS encoding AAA family ATPase, with product MKLRTIELRNFRGVGHCLVNFEAGATIIEGENEVGKSSIAEALRVLREVKASSNRADIKALQPAGRDVGPEVRLTMTTGPYELTYFKRWLRSPATELTVTAPAPEQHTSDPAHERFLAILRETIDVDLLTELDVVQGSSLSQPVLARIGALREALDRTGQAAGSSDELLGAINDEYAKYFTASGRENRAFLASAEAVRTAAAAVAEIEGQLSDVDALVAEHSEVSRRLEALQPQLAAAARGCDDLRRRDLELGELRDRVAQAKSSLKLALAQQETARRAADERRAAHANVKHRAAAVEAAELAAKATSEVLAEHEERLVSLRDAEKRARAARDSAARVAKDAADAASLVRAKGEAQALDARLAAIDAESKKLQAAELAVRDNPASDRALQEVVDLETTWRVAEAALAAAAARVSVTPLCAKPVAIGEATVTEPASFELLDDTTIEVPGVVRVELTPGAQPVDLRRAQEAAHKDLAEALREFGVESLQALRARVSARREAERERDKAQSAYEALLAGQHLPALTAQAADLKRRIETLAKRVAAQHGAEGATGADSPSTHTPEVAGPPTPASLSEAEDCAHAAAINAERAEQELAECAKRVSDLVAETDRARDADIRANSELEAANHELETVTASLTTARMASSDADLNADLASATALAEACSGEVDAANARLAMENPDALAQDLENALALVKRRETEIEQARNRLIEIDALLGDRGSRGLADALADAQQREDSARASHQRLHRQAMAARLLKETMDRHRRLAQERYVAPFRERIEALGRPLFGSDFQVEISPELEVVSRTVNAQTVPFTSLSAGAREQLALLGRIACAELVDPARGAPLILDDTFGFADPARLARLNVILNAASKKTQIVVLTCQPDRFDKLGSASVVRLPRTAQA from the coding sequence ATGAAATTGCGAACCATCGAGCTGCGCAATTTCCGCGGCGTCGGCCATTGCCTCGTCAACTTCGAGGCCGGCGCGACGATTATCGAAGGCGAAAACGAGGTGGGTAAGTCCTCGATCGCCGAAGCGTTGCGGGTACTTCGCGAGGTCAAGGCGTCGTCGAACCGGGCTGATATCAAGGCACTACAACCCGCCGGGCGCGATGTCGGACCCGAAGTTCGCCTCACCATGACCACGGGACCCTACGAACTGACATACTTCAAGCGGTGGTTACGCAGTCCCGCCACCGAGCTGACCGTGACTGCCCCGGCGCCGGAACAGCACACCTCCGATCCGGCGCACGAACGCTTCCTCGCGATACTGCGTGAAACCATCGATGTCGACCTGCTCACCGAGCTGGACGTGGTGCAGGGATCGTCGCTATCGCAACCGGTGCTGGCACGCATCGGGGCACTCCGGGAAGCCCTGGATCGCACGGGGCAGGCGGCGGGGAGCAGTGACGAACTCCTCGGCGCGATTAATGACGAGTACGCAAAGTACTTTACGGCGAGCGGTCGGGAGAATCGGGCGTTCCTCGCGAGCGCAGAGGCCGTGCGCACCGCCGCGGCCGCCGTCGCGGAAATCGAGGGGCAGTTGAGCGACGTCGATGCCTTGGTCGCCGAGCACTCCGAGGTCTCGCGACGGCTCGAGGCCCTGCAACCGCAATTGGCGGCGGCCGCGAGGGGCTGCGATGATCTGCGCAGGCGCGACCTTGAGCTCGGGGAGCTACGAGATCGGGTCGCCCAGGCCAAGAGCTCGCTGAAGTTGGCCCTGGCGCAGCAGGAGACCGCGCGACGCGCCGCCGACGAACGACGGGCGGCGCATGCCAACGTGAAACACCGCGCTGCGGCGGTAGAGGCGGCAGAGCTGGCCGCCAAAGCAACCAGCGAGGTGCTGGCCGAACACGAAGAGCGCCTCGTTTCGTTGCGCGACGCCGAGAAGCGGGCTCGGGCCGCGCGCGATAGCGCCGCGCGGGTCGCGAAGGATGCTGCCGATGCCGCCTCGCTTGTGCGGGCCAAGGGCGAGGCTCAGGCTCTGGATGCGCGCCTCGCCGCCATCGACGCCGAATCCAAGAAACTGCAAGCTGCCGAACTCGCGGTGCGTGACAACCCGGCAAGTGACCGGGCGCTGCAAGAAGTGGTCGATCTCGAAACCACCTGGAGAGTTGCTGAGGCCGCGCTCGCTGCGGCAGCAGCTCGCGTCAGCGTTACGCCGCTGTGCGCGAAGCCAGTTGCCATTGGCGAAGCGACCGTGACCGAACCAGCAAGCTTCGAACTCCTCGATGACACCACAATCGAGGTGCCCGGGGTCGTTCGCGTCGAGCTGACGCCGGGAGCGCAACCAGTGGACCTGCGGCGTGCGCAAGAGGCGGCGCACAAGGACCTTGCCGAAGCACTGCGGGAATTCGGCGTTGAGAGCCTCCAGGCCCTCCGCGCGCGGGTAAGCGCACGGCGGGAGGCAGAACGCGAACGCGACAAGGCGCAGTCGGCCTACGAGGCGCTACTCGCCGGTCAGCACCTTCCGGCGCTGACTGCGCAGGCGGCAGACTTGAAAAGGCGAATCGAAACCCTGGCCAAGCGAGTCGCTGCACAGCACGGGGCCGAAGGCGCAACCGGGGCGGATTCACCGTCGACCCACACGCCGGAAGTCGCGGGTCCGCCAACTCCCGCTTCGCTGAGCGAGGCAGAAGATTGTGCGCACGCGGCCGCGATCAATGCGGAACGCGCCGAACAGGAACTCGCGGAATGCGCGAAACGCGTCAGCGACCTGGTCGCCGAAACAGATAGAGCCCGCGACGCCGACATACGGGCCAACAGCGAGTTGGAGGCGGCAAACCACGAGCTGGAGACGGTAACTGCCAGCCTTACGACGGCCCGAATGGCAAGTTCCGATGCGGATCTCAATGCGGACCTCGCTTCCGCGACCGCGCTAGCCGAGGCCTGCAGCGGGGAGGTGGACGCGGCCAACGCCCGTCTCGCCATGGAGAATCCGGATGCACTGGCGCAGGACCTCGAAAACGCGCTCGCCCTGGTCAAGCGGCGCGAGACCGAGATCGAGCAGGCCCGCAATCGACTCATCGAGATCGACGCGCTGCTGGGAGATCGCGGATCGCGGGGGCTAGCAGACGCCTTGGCCGACGCGCAGCAAAGAGAAGACTCCGCCCGGGCGAGCCACCAACGGTTACACCGCCAAGCAATGGCCGCGAGGCTTCTGAAGGAAACCATGGATCGACACCGACGGCTCGCTCAGGAGCGGTACGTCGCTCCGTTCCGCGAGCGCATCGAGGCCCTGGGAAGGCCGCTCTTCGGGTCGGATTTCCAGGTAGAGATCTCCCCCGAACTCGAAGTCGTCTCGCGAACGGTCAACGCGCAAACGGTTCCCTTCACCTCCCTGTCCGCTGGTGCTCGCGAACAACTCGCGCTGCTGGGCCGAATCGCTTGCGCCGAACTAGTCGATCCCGCACGCGGCGCCCCCCTGATCCTCGACGACACCTTCGGGTTTGCGGACCCGGCCCGGCTCGCAAGGCTCAACGTGATCCTCAACGCTGCCTCTAAGAAGACGCAAATAGTCGTGCTCACGTGCCAGCCCGACCGTTTCGACAAGCTGGGAAGCGCCAGCGTTGTGCGGTTGCCCCGCACGGCGCAGGCGTAG
- a CDS encoding S8 family peptidase: protein MKYRHRIAAALCATALVGATLSAAGGAVAAPLPSDTTPPAAADVGADVLSAEAKKQAEKLAKDPDATASVIAVFDAGVKAGASKRRTASARSKIAATRKAIVKALPAGHATVKRTYTTVSAIAVEVDGQGLAALSANPAVTAIQTNKTVKKSTLDEANTLTGADEVQLAGYTGDGATVAILDTGVDITDGVVHPGLADNLVGQACFADDGCDEDDATDTPADDESHGTHVAGIITGPNGVAPGADFYAIKVLDSYGYGDDAGILAALDYVTELNDDAAGTVDFVNLSLGGGDYTDADSCNSDNAAYKVAFANLNAQGVSNFVATGNDESTSSVSAPACVDGAIGVGSVDVTDNASADYCYGSGTLADQVSCYSNATAVQGPGQLVDIVAPGCEITSLGLAGTDDVPMCGTSMATPYAVGVAALTKEIAADKGRKAFTAAGLQEFLERTGVQVKDPRIKKVTFPRVSPPAILAALTLDPPTGLAVDPQTDVASWDPSANADHYVVTVVSAVSGERTQHEVRDITQYSLSNESCGELSISVAVVTAAGVASVPSDEVRHTLRQCPQSVTDVSLEASDDVTNEISWALPVVGPEDVQITAISVESRVAGGSWARLGADLPATKTSYSDVPDVCGLVYYRVTAVAGNGDRSAPSGVVYRSMCAPANDLIADATEVSFDGPQESYVDSVDSIRWATRSDTDPLTDCTYDNVSNTVWYKVEPAQTGRIRIDTAGSKIYDLDYEYDEDMGVVTAVFAGEPNEDNQLSCLSTYGSDLTTVDVTGGETYYVMVGSDGELDRASDSILQVSISSDFSFNDSYANALPITATPFKQIVTDAASAGTFDENPFHACATGGPRQGGGSLWWTITPSVSGYLNVGTGGSTGAFNDTVVSVFTQSGSSFDSVACSDDAFGSIAGAVSDVKVSAGATYFIVVSRYSEEPAGDEGSVALTVSLNDKPTYTVTGGSTGGGTIIETHTVVKVVNHTKYLPVTTYSPKIMVGARLGAKAAVKVKKRKAKKVTVVLANLGNATDALRFKASKAPKGFTVKVRNAKGKDVTRAVRSRKFKTGRVAAGKSVRLTVVIKAKKGKKKTKGAVRFTVTSVSKPARVSKAKVVVRR, encoded by the coding sequence TTGAAATATCGCCATCGCATCGCCGCCGCGTTGTGTGCAACAGCGCTCGTGGGCGCAACCCTGAGCGCCGCTGGCGGGGCCGTTGCCGCTCCATTGCCCAGCGACACGACCCCACCCGCCGCCGCTGACGTAGGCGCCGACGTCCTGTCCGCCGAGGCCAAGAAGCAGGCGGAAAAGTTGGCGAAGGACCCGGACGCGACGGCATCGGTGATCGCGGTCTTTGACGCCGGGGTGAAGGCGGGTGCGTCCAAGAGGCGGACCGCCAGCGCGCGGTCAAAGATCGCAGCGACCCGCAAAGCGATCGTGAAGGCGCTTCCCGCCGGCCACGCGACGGTCAAGCGAACATACACGACCGTCTCGGCGATAGCCGTCGAGGTCGACGGCCAGGGCCTGGCCGCGCTCAGCGCCAACCCCGCGGTGACGGCGATCCAGACCAACAAGACGGTCAAGAAATCGACGCTGGACGAGGCGAACACGCTCACCGGCGCCGATGAAGTGCAACTGGCGGGATACACCGGCGACGGGGCGACAGTCGCGATCTTGGATACCGGCGTCGACATCACAGACGGCGTGGTGCATCCGGGTTTGGCGGACAATCTGGTGGGCCAGGCGTGCTTTGCCGATGACGGGTGCGACGAGGACGACGCAACCGATACTCCTGCCGACGACGAGAGCCACGGCACGCACGTCGCGGGCATTATCACCGGGCCAAACGGCGTTGCCCCAGGCGCCGATTTCTACGCAATCAAGGTCCTCGATTCTTATGGTTACGGGGACGATGCGGGCATCCTTGCGGCACTCGATTACGTCACCGAACTCAACGATGATGCTGCCGGAACCGTCGACTTCGTCAACCTGAGCCTGGGCGGCGGCGACTACACCGACGCCGATAGCTGCAACAGTGACAACGCCGCGTACAAGGTTGCTTTCGCAAACCTCAACGCGCAGGGAGTGTCCAATTTTGTGGCGACCGGAAATGACGAGTCCACCTCCTCGGTGAGCGCGCCCGCCTGCGTGGACGGTGCGATCGGTGTCGGATCCGTCGATGTCACCGATAACGCAAGCGCCGATTACTGCTACGGGAGCGGCACGCTGGCCGATCAGGTTTCCTGCTATTCCAACGCGACTGCGGTGCAGGGGCCGGGGCAGCTGGTCGACATCGTTGCACCCGGGTGCGAGATTACGTCGCTAGGGTTGGCAGGCACCGACGACGTGCCCATGTGTGGAACCTCGATGGCCACTCCATACGCGGTTGGCGTGGCGGCCCTAACCAAAGAAATTGCCGCCGATAAGGGGCGCAAGGCGTTTACGGCAGCCGGCCTGCAAGAATTCCTGGAGCGCACAGGCGTGCAGGTGAAGGATCCGCGCATCAAGAAGGTCACTTTCCCCAGGGTTTCCCCGCCCGCGATCTTGGCTGCGCTGACGCTGGATCCGCCGACCGGGCTGGCGGTCGACCCGCAAACCGATGTCGCGAGTTGGGATCCATCTGCGAATGCAGACCACTATGTGGTGACCGTCGTCTCTGCGGTGTCCGGGGAGCGAACCCAGCACGAAGTGCGCGACATTACGCAGTATTCGCTCTCGAACGAATCGTGCGGGGAACTGAGCATCTCCGTCGCCGTTGTGACCGCCGCGGGCGTTGCGTCGGTTCCCTCGGACGAGGTGCGGCACACCCTGCGTCAATGCCCGCAGTCCGTGACGGACGTAAGCCTCGAGGCGTCGGACGACGTTACCAATGAGATCAGTTGGGCGCTGCCTGTCGTCGGCCCCGAGGACGTTCAGATCACGGCAATCTCGGTCGAATCGCGGGTGGCCGGGGGTTCGTGGGCGCGCCTCGGCGCCGATTTGCCCGCCACCAAGACCTCATACTCAGACGTCCCCGACGTGTGCGGGTTGGTCTACTACCGCGTCACGGCGGTTGCGGGTAACGGCGATCGATCGGCGCCCAGCGGCGTTGTCTATCGAAGCATGTGCGCGCCCGCTAACGACCTGATCGCCGACGCCACGGAGGTGTCTTTCGATGGTCCACAGGAGTCGTACGTCGACAGCGTCGATAGCATCCGGTGGGCGACGCGCTCCGACACGGATCCCCTCACGGATTGCACGTACGACAACGTTTCCAACACCGTGTGGTACAAGGTTGAACCGGCGCAAACGGGCCGTATTCGGATCGACACGGCCGGCAGCAAGATTTACGACCTGGATTACGAATACGACGAGGACATGGGCGTGGTTACGGCCGTCTTTGCGGGGGAGCCGAATGAGGACAATCAGCTGAGCTGCTTGAGCACTTACGGAAGCGACCTCACCACCGTCGATGTCACCGGCGGCGAGACCTACTACGTCATGGTGGGAAGCGACGGGGAACTGGATAGGGCCTCCGACTCAATACTTCAGGTTTCCATCAGTTCGGACTTTTCCTTCAACGATTCGTACGCCAACGCGCTGCCGATCACTGCCACCCCGTTCAAGCAAATCGTGACCGATGCGGCCTCCGCGGGAACCTTCGACGAGAACCCGTTCCACGCCTGCGCGACGGGTGGGCCACGCCAGGGCGGCGGCAGCCTGTGGTGGACCATCACACCATCTGTGTCGGGTTACCTCAACGTTGGCACGGGGGGAAGCACGGGTGCCTTCAACGACACCGTGGTGTCCGTGTTTACGCAGAGCGGATCTTCGTTCGACTCGGTGGCCTGTTCCGATGACGCGTTCGGATCGATCGCGGGCGCCGTATCTGATGTCAAGGTATCGGCGGGGGCGACCTACTTCATCGTTGTCTCCCGCTATTCCGAGGAGCCAGCGGGCGATGAGGGTTCCGTTGCACTCACGGTCTCGCTGAACGACAAACCGACCTACACCGTCACGGGGGGCAGCACCGGTGGCGGGACGATCATCGAGACGCACACGGTCGTCAAGGTGGTCAACCACACCAAGTACCTGCCCGTGACGACCTACAGTCCCAAGATCATGGTCGGCGCCCGGCTCGGAGCCAAGGCCGCGGTGAAGGTCAAGAAGCGTAAGGCCAAGAAGGTAACCGTTGTGCTGGCGAACCTGGGTAACGCGACCGACGCGTTGCGGTTCAAAGCGTCGAAGGCGCCCAAGGGCTTCACCGTGAAGGTTCGCAATGCCAAGGGGAAGGACGTGACCCGTGCGGTGCGTTCCCGCAAGTTCAAGACCGGTCGGGTTGCAGCGGGCAAGTCGGTGCGATTGACCGTGGTGATAAAGGCGAAGAAGGGCAAGAAGAAGACCAAGGGCGCGGTTCGATTTACGGTAACCTCCGTTTCCAAACCGGCTCGCGTATCGAAGGCCAAGGTGGTCGTGCGGCGGTAG